The following is a genomic window from Jannaschia sp. S6380.
TTGGCAAGGTCGCCCGCGTGCGCGTGACCGAGGCGAAGGCGAACTCCCTTGCGGCGGTGCTCGTCGGGGCCTGATCGCGCGGCGGTTCAGCGCATCGTGGCCACAAGGTCTATGCGGCGTTGCCGAATTCAGCGCCAAATCTGGGGCCGGGGGGTATGCAACGGCGGGAACCCTGCTAGGTTGCGGACCGGGACGATGACAGCAATTGGGGGCCACAAGGTGTCGCGCAGCGGAACGATGATGAAACGGGGTGTCCTGGCATTCGCCCTGACGACGGCGGGCATGATGCCCGCCATGGGCCAGAACGTGGGCGATGTGGGGGCCGATAGCGCCGGCAACATCTATACCTACACCCGCGACGCCCAAGGCCGCGGCGTGTGGACACCGGGTCGCGACGGACCCGGCAACGATCGCACGATCCTCGCGGAACGTTTCATCCCGGCGATCTGGGTGGATCCGGACGGATGCGAGCATTGGGTCATGGATGACGGGTTCGAAGGATACATGTCACCGCGCCTGGATCGGCATGGCCGACCCATCTGCGGGGGGGCGGGACGATGACGATGCATCGATTCATCGCGCTGGTCGCCGCGACGGCCCTGCTGTCCGCCTGTGCCGAGGGGCGCAGCAGCCCCGACAAGACCGTCGACCGTGGATCCGTCGGCACGACGCCGTTGACCGACCTGACGCCTGGCATCTGGGTCGATCCGACGGGATGCGAGCATTGGCTGATCGACGACGGGGTCGAGGGGTATCTGACGCCGCGCTTCGATCCGCGCACACGCCGGCCGGTCTGTGACCGGAACACCGCGCCACCGACCTACGTGACGGGACCGTTCCAGGGGGGCGCCGACATCAACGACCCGACCTGATCCCTTGTCCGACTGGTCGGCGGGGCAGGGGCCGTGGCGGAAACGTCACGGCCCTGTTGCATTCGAGGCGTGTTTTCCCGCCGAACGCCCCCGCACCGCCTTGCGGCCCCCGCGACGGCGGGGCACCCTTGGACGACACCTCACGTAGGAGCCTTGTTTGGCCACCATCCTTGCCCCCGATGAGTCCATCGCACTCCAGCTGGAGTTCCCCGACAACCGCCTGATGATCGACCTGGTGGGCCCGCATGGCGCGCATCTTGCCCAGATCGAACAGCTTCTGGGTGTGCAGATCGTCCATCGCGGCAACGCGCTGGTCGTGCATGGCGAGGGCGCCGCCGAGGCGGAACGGGTGCTGAACGCGCTCTATGCGCGGCTCGAATCGGGCAAGCAGGTGGATATGGGCGCGATCGACGGGTTGATCCGGTTGCGTGCCGTCGAGGAGGACCAAGGCACACGCGACGGCGACCAGCAGGAAATGTTCTCGGGTCCGGCGCTGGAGATCCGCACCCGCAAGAAGACGATGGAGCCCCGGACCGAGGCACAGAAAGCCTATACCCGCGCTCTTCTGGAAAACGAGCTGACTTTCGGGATCGGTCCGGCGGGTACGGGCAAGACCTATATCGCCGTGGCGGTCGCCGTGTCGAAGTTCATCACCGGCGAGGTGGACCGCATCATCCTGACGCGCCCGGCGGTGGAGGCCGGTGAGAAGCTGGGCTTCCTGCCGGGCACGCAGGACGAGAAGGTCGATCCCTACATGCAGCCGCTTTACGACGCGCTAAACGACTTTCTGCCGGGCAAGCAGCTTCAGAAGTTGCGCGAGGAGAAGCGGGTGGAGATTGCGCCGCTGGCCTTCATGCGGGGCCGGACGCTGTCGAACGCCTTCGTCATCCTGGACGAGGCGCAGAATGCGACGACGATGCAGATGAAGATGTTCCTGACCCGGTTGGGGCAGGGGTCGCGCATGGCGATCACCGGCGATCGCAGCCAGGTCGACCTGCCGCGCGGCGTGCAGTCGGGCCTGCGCGATGCCGAACACATCCTGCGGGGGGTCGACGGGATCAGCTTCAACTATTTCAGCGCCACGGATGTCGTCCGGCACCCGCTGGTGGCCAAGATCATCACCGCCTACGATGCCGAGGATGCGCGCCGCGAGGCCGGACCGGAGCGATGATCGCCGGACTGGCCGC
Proteins encoded in this region:
- a CDS encoding PhoH family protein, encoding MIDLVGPHGAHLAQIEQLLGVQIVHRGNALVVHGEGAAEAERVLNALYARLESGKQVDMGAIDGLIRLRAVEEDQGTRDGDQQEMFSGPALEIRTRKKTMEPRTEAQKAYTRALLENELTFGIGPAGTGKTYIAVAVAVSKFITGEVDRIILTRPAVEAGEKLGFLPGTQDEKVDPYMQPLYDALNDFLPGKQLQKLREEKRVEIAPLAFMRGRTLSNAFVILDEAQNATTMQMKMFLTRLGQGSRMAITGDRSQVDLPRGVQSGLRDAEHILRGVDGISFNYFSATDVVRHPLVAKIITAYDAEDARREAGPER